From Mya arenaria isolate MELC-2E11 chromosome 1, ASM2691426v1, a single genomic window includes:
- the LOC128236187 gene encoding putative nuclease HARBI1 — MAAIIGAQNVNIRKKRVYRPNFVYKTLTDKELRAKYRFGKEGLQFITDQLEERLRRPTGKGCAMDPAEQVCIALRYYATGAFFDVVGDTMGRDKATVCRVVKHVTEGLVEMKDRFIRWPTRMDTRRNIMAGFADVAGIPNVIGAIDGSHVEITKPGPTEERPFINRKGRASINVMAVCDNKDVG, encoded by the exons atggccgcaaTAATTGGTGCTCAGAATGTAAACATCAGGAAAAAACGTGTTTATCGGccaaattttgtatataaaactcTCACAGACAAGGAACTGCGTGCAAAGTACAGATTTGGTAAGGAAGGGTTGCAATTTATAACTGACCAGCTTGAAGAAAGGCTCCGTAGACCTACCGGTAAAGGTTGTGCCATGGATCCCGCAGAGCAG GTTTGCATTGCTCTACGTTATTATGCCACTGGGGCATTTTTCGATGTGGTAGGGGACACCATGGGGCGCGACAAGGCGACAGTTTGTCGCGTGGTAAAACATGTAACAGAAGGTCTTGTAGAGATGAAAGATCGCTTTATACGTTGGCCGACTAGAATGGACACCCGTCGCAACATTATGGCAGGGTTTGCGGATGTAGCTGGGATTCCAAATGTGATTG GTGCCATTGATGGATCACATGTTGAAATTACGAAGCCAGGCCCAACAGAAGAAAGGCCGTTCATTAACAGGAAGGGAAGGGCATCCATAAATGTAATGGCAGTTTGTGATAATAAAG atGTAGGATGA